The following is a genomic window from bacterium.
TGGCGGCGCGATCGGGCGGGGGCGCCTGAACCGAGGCGAGGGCGCAACCCGGGCGACCGCGGTCACCGCGCCGACGGCGCAGGACGTGTGCAATCTGCGGCGTCCGACGGGCCTCGCTTCGGTCCTGGGGAATCGCCCTCATGGATTCCCGATTCGTTCCGATCACGGTCCTCGCTGCGCCCTTCGGAATCCTCCGGCGGGTCCGATCGAGGTCCTTCGGATGTCCTGCGCCCTCCCTGCACGGCTCCTTCTTGCCGGCGTGCTCCTTTCCCTCGTCCTCTCGTCCGGGGGATGCGCGGCTGGGCTTCCCGCCATGGACCTGCTCTCGCCCCCGAGCCACGTCGTCGCGATGGACGGGACGGTCCGGGTGGAGCCGCAGGGGCCGGGTGCCGTCTTCGCGAGCCCGCGCGCGGCCGCGATGGACGCGCTGGCCTGGTGTTTTCTCGCGTCCCGGGAGCGGCCGCTCGACGGCAGACGTGCTCGCGGCGGCGCGATCAAGGCCGTCGCAGGCGGCTTCAGCTACGACGCGCCCACCCTCGAGCGACCCGGCACCCGGGTGCTCGCCTATCCGCTCCACTCGACCGATGTCGCGCACTTCCGGCACGTGCCGGTCCGACGCTGGCCGGGGCACGCCCCGGACGCGATGGACCGGGAAGCCCGTCGGATCGTCTCGAAGGTGGATCCCGCGGAGCGACCCTATTTCCTGCTGACGCCGGACCGGCGACTGCGGCTCTACGACGGGAGCGATCGGCCGGCGGAGACGCTCGCGCGAGTGGCGCTCGGCGGCCATCGCGGTGGGCCGGGTCTGGCGATTCGCGTGCCGGGAGGCGGGACGGATCAGCCGCTCGCGCTCGGAGATGCGTCGAATCGCTGAACCTCCGATGCGGTCCCGAGACCTCACGAGGCTTCCCTGCGCCCCTGTCTCCCTCTCGGAGTCGGGGGCGCGGTCGTTTCGGGCCACCGCTCGTGCCGCGGTCGACACGGGGTTCGGAATCAGTACGCTGCACCCCTACCGCCAGGGCCCGATCCCGTGGCCAGCGAGGAGTCCCGATGTCCAGCTCTCCCGACCCCGATCAGATCGTTCGTGACTTCAGCGCTGCCTGGGGCCGCGCCGACCTCGACTTCATCATGGACGCGTTCGCCGACGACGCGATCTATCACAACATGCCGATGCAGCCCCTCGAAGGGAAGGCGGCGATCCGGGCCGGGATCGAGGCCTTCCTGAAGCAGAGCCCGGGCGGGATCGACTTCGAGATCCTGAACCAGGTGAGCGCCGGCAACCTCGTGATGAACGAGCGGATCGACACCTTCGAGAACGAGGGCAACAAGACCGCGGCCCCGGTCGCGGGCTTCTTCCAGCTCGACGACGCGGGCAAGATCGAGGTCTGGCGCGACTACTTCGACATGGGCGCGTTCCAGGCCGGCTAGTTGTCCGCCTCCGACGATGACTCCGCGCGCGGCGTGGCCTTCTCGCCCGGCGTGACCCGCTACGCGCTGGTCATGCTGACGATCGCGTACGCCTTCAACTTCATCGATCGCCAGATCCTGGTGATCCTCCAGCAGTCCATCAAGGAGGAGATGGCGCTCCTCGACTGGCAGCTCGGCCTGCTGACCGGGCCGGCCTTCGCCGCGATCTACGTGACGGCCGGCATTCCGGTCGCGTACTGGGCGGACCGTGGCAACCGGAAGAACATCATCTCGCTGGCCGTCGCGGTCTGGAGCGGGATGACCGTCCTCTCCGGAACGGCACAGAATTTCTGGCAGCTCTTCGCGGCGCGCTTCGGGGTCGGGCTCGGCGAGGCCGGAGGCAGCCCGCCGGCCCACGCGATGATCAGCGACTACTACCCGCCCGAGGAACGCGGCGCGGCCCTCGGCTTCTATTCGGCGGGCCTCCACTTCGGCATCGTGCTCGGCTTCCTGATCGGGGCTTTCGTGGAGGAAGCCTTCG
Proteins encoded in this region:
- a CDS encoding nuclear transport factor 2 family protein, producing MSSSPDPDQIVRDFSAAWGRADLDFIMDAFADDAIYHNMPMQPLEGKAAIRAGIEAFLKQSPGGIDFEILNQVSAGNLVMNERIDTFENEGNKTAAPVAGFFQLDDAGKIEVWRDYFDMGAFQAG